From the Hyphomicrobiaceae bacterium genome, the window CTTGGCTTCGGGCAGGCCTGCAAACCATTCGCGGATCGGCGTGAAGGCGCCGGTGTAGGTCGCCGGGTTCGAGCGCGGCGTGCGGCCGATCGGGCTTTGGTCGATGTCGATCACCTTGTCGAAGTTCTCGATGCCGGTGATGCGATCGTGTTCGCCGGGGTGCTCCTTGGCGTTGGTGAGCTTGCGCGCCACCGCGTTGAAGATGGTGTCGATCAGCAGCGAGGACTTGCCGCCGCCGGATACGCCCGTGATGCAGGTGAACAGCCCGACCGGAATGGAAGCGGTGACGTTCTGCAGGTTGTTGGAGCGTGCGCCGGTTACGGTCAATTGCCGTTCCGGATCCGGCGGGCGGCGATTGCGCGGAACCGCGACCTGGCGGCGGCCCGCGAGATAATCGCCCGTGAGGCTCTTGGGATCGGCGATGATGTCGGCGGGCGTGCCTTGGCTCACCACCTCGCCGCCGTGAATGCCGGCGCCCGGTCCGATGTCGACGACGTGGTCGGCCGCGAGGATCGCGTCTTCATCGTGCTCGACGACGATCACCGTGTTGCCGATGTCGCGCAGATGCTTGAGCGTTTCGAGCAAGCGGTCGTTGTCGCGCTGGTGCAGGCCGATGGAGGGCTCGTCGAGCACGTACAGCACGCCGGTCAGGCCGGAGCCGATTTGCGAGGCAAGACGGATGCGCTGGGATTCACCGCCCGACAGCGTGCCCGAGGAGCGCGACAGCGTCAGATATTCCAGGCCGACGTCATTCAAGAACTTCAGCCGGTCGCGGATCTCCTTGAGAATGCGCGTGGCAATCTCGGTCTGCTGTTTGGTGAAGGTCTTGGGGATGTCCTGGAACCAGAGGTTCGCCGCCTTGATGGACAGATCGCACACCTCGCCGATGTGCTTGTTGCCGATCTTGACCGCCAGCGCCTGAGGCTTGAGGCGATAGCCGCCGCACGCATCGCACGGATGGGCAGCCTGGAAGCGCGACAGCTCTTCGCGCACCCAGTCGCTGTCGGTCTCGCGCCAGCGGCGCTCGATATTGCCGATGACGCCTTCAAACGGCTTTACGGTCTTGTAGTTGCGCGTGCCGTCCCAGTAGGTGAACTCGACGTCTTCCTCGCCCGATCCGAACAGGATGGCGAGCTGCACGTGCTTGGGCAGACGCTCCCACGGCGTCTTCATCGATACCTTGTAGAACTTGGCGAGGCTTTCCAGCGTCTGTTCGTAATAGGGCGAGGTGACGCCGGTCTTCGCCCATGGGTAGATAGCGCCCTCCGCCAGCGACAGCTCGGGCTGGGGCACGACAAGATCGGGCTCGAAGCGCAGTTCGGTGCCAAGGCCATCGCAGGTAGGGCAGGCGCCTGCGGGCGCGTTGAACGAGAACAGCCGCGGCTCGATCTCATCGATGGTGAAGCCGGACACCGGGCAGGCAAAGCGGGCTGAGAATACGATCCGCTCGTGGGTGTCGTTCTTCGATTTGTTGGCGCCCTGGGTGTCCGCCTTCGACAGCGGCTTATCGACGAACTCGGCAATCGCGAGACCGTCGGACAGCTTCAGGGCCTGTTCGAAGGAATCCGCCAGCCGAGTGCCAAGATCCTTCTTGACCACGATACGGTCGACCACCACGTCGATGTCGTGCTTGAACTTCTTGTCGAGCTTGGGCGCGTCGCCGATTTCATAGACCGTGCCGTTGACCTTGACGCGCTGGTAGCCCTTTTTCTGCCACTCGGCGATTTCCTTTTTGTATTCGCCTTTGCGGCCGCGCACGACGGGCGCGAGGATGA encodes:
- the uvrA gene encoding excinuclease ABC subunit UvrA, which gives rise to MKTIHVRGAREHNLKNVNLEIPRDALVVFTGLSGSGKSSLAFDTIYAEGQRRYVESLSAYARQFLEMMQKPDVDHIDGLSPAISIEQKTTSKNPRSTVGTVTEIYDYLRLLFARVGVPYSPATGLPIESQTVSQMVDRVLALPEGTRLLILAPVVRGRKGEYKKEIAEWQKKGYQRVKVNGTVYEIGDAPKLDKKFKHDIDVVVDRIVVKKDLGTRLADSFEQALKLSDGLAIAEFVDKPLSKADTQGANKSKNDTHERIVFSARFACPVSGFTIDEIEPRLFSFNAPAGACPTCDGLGTELRFEPDLVVPQPELSLAEGAIYPWAKTGVTSPYYEQTLESLAKFYKVSMKTPWERLPKHVQLAILFGSGEEDVEFTYWDGTRNYKTVKPFEGVIGNIERRWRETDSDWVREELSRFQAAHPCDACGGYRLKPQALAVKIGNKHIGEVCDLSIKAANLWFQDIPKTFTKQQTEIATRILKEIRDRLKFLNDVGLEYLTLSRSSGTLSGGESQRIRLASQIGSGLTGVLYVLDEPSIGLHQRDNDRLLETLKHLRDIGNTVIVVEHDEDAILAADHVVDIGPGAGIHGGEVVSQGTPADIIADPKSLTGDYLAGRRQVAVPRNRRPPDPERQLTVTGARSNNLQNVTASIPVGLFTCITGVSGGGKSSLLIDTIFNAVARKLTNAKEHPGEHDRITGIENFDKVIDIDQSPIGRTPRSNPATYTGAFTPIREWFAGLPEAKTRGYEPGRFSFNVKGGRCEACQGDGVIKIEMHFLPDVYVTCEECKGKRYNRETLAVTFKEKSIADVLDMTVEEGAEFFKAVPSIRDKLETLARVGLGYIHIGQQATTLSGGEAQRIKLSKELSRRATGRTLYILDEPTTGLHFHDVAKLLEVLHELADAGNTVVVIEHNLEVIKTADWIIDLGPEGGDGGGKIVAEGTPEDVAKVKESYTGKYLRDLLARRPVSAPSGRLDSADASGHPKRNKDAESPAAAKRNKKQAAE